A genomic window from Rhizobium sp. 007 includes:
- a CDS encoding response regulator produces the protein MPTKKPLIAIVDDDQSMREATKGLMRSLGFDAEAFSSADDFLKFPHLNRTACLVTDIHMPGMSGLDLHRSLVALGESIPTVLITAYPNENVHARGLGPDIVGYLAKPFGEQDLLKCIRSALARGSDGDND, from the coding sequence GTGCCAACGAAGAAGCCTCTAATTGCGATCGTCGATGATGACCAGTCGATGCGCGAGGCCACCAAGGGACTCATGAGGTCGCTGGGATTTGATGCCGAGGCTTTTTCATCCGCCGATGATTTCTTGAAATTCCCCCATCTAAACCGCACGGCCTGCCTGGTAACGGACATCCATATGCCCGGAATGAGTGGGCTTGATCTGCACCGCAGCCTCGTTGCGTTGGGCGAGAGCATTCCGACCGTTCTGATCACAGCCTATCCGAACGAGAATGTGCACGCGCGTGGGTTGGGTCCGGACATTGTCGGCTATCTGGCAAAGCCGTTTGGCGAGCAGGATCTGCTGAAGTGCATCCGTTCTGCGCTAGCGCGCGGTAGCGACGGCGACAATGATTGA
- a CDS encoding response regulator transcription factor gives MREVPATAIVIDDDPAIREALGSLLRSVGFDVKLLASVDDFLKSGRPNGPTCLVLDVRLPGQSGLEFQRELSRRNIQLPIVFITGHGDIPMSVQAMKGGAIEFLTKPFREQDLLDAVHVGLARDRAWIENEKALAKLRASFDSLTPREREVMAMVVIGRLNKQIAADLGVSEITVKVHRSQVMQKMRAKSLPELALMADKLKLEPGKPQGS, from the coding sequence ATGAGGGAGGTGCCAGCAACCGCCATCGTCATCGATGATGATCCGGCGATCCGCGAGGCGCTTGGCAGCCTGCTGCGATCCGTCGGTTTTGACGTGAAACTCCTTGCCTCTGTGGACGACTTCCTCAAGTCTGGACGACCCAACGGGCCGACCTGCCTCGTGCTGGATGTTCGGCTGCCGGGACAAAGCGGTCTTGAATTTCAACGAGAGTTATCGCGGAGAAATATTCAGCTGCCGATCGTCTTCATCACCGGGCATGGCGACATTCCCATGTCCGTCCAGGCGATGAAAGGGGGCGCGATTGAGTTCCTGACGAAACCGTTCCGCGAGCAGGATCTACTCGACGCCGTTCACGTCGGCCTGGCGCGCGACCGCGCTTGGATTGAGAATGAAAAAGCGTTGGCGAAGTTGCGTGCGAGTTTTGATAGCCTGACCCCGCGGGAGCGCGAGGTGATGGCTATGGTGGTGATTGGACGGCTTAATAAACAGATCGCCGCCGATCTGGGCGTGAGCGAAATTACCGTAAAGGTTCATCGCAGCCAGGTCATGCAGAAGATGCGTGCCAAGTCCTTGCCCGAACTCGCCCTCATGGCGGACAAGCTGAAGCTCGAGCCAGGAAAGCCGCAAGGCTCTTAG
- a CDS encoding ABC transporter substrate-binding protein: MRFKLIGATAAVALLSSGSAFAQSGNLTIWSWNVAASALKSTLEGFNKQYPDIKVTVEDLGNSQVFDKTLAGCAAGGDGLPDIVTIENFEAEIFWNRFPDCFANLKDLGYTAEIQAKFPDFKRTELEVDDVAYAMPWDSGPVAVFYRRDFYEKAGVDPATIKNWDDFIAAGKKISEANPGVVMAQADFNGDSEWFRMIANEQGCGYFSTDGQTITINRPACVATLEKVKQMKDAGTLTAAIWDQKIQANTAGKVASQMYGGWYEGTIRSGSPDLSGKWGVYMMPSLTPDGPHAANLGGSSLAINANSENKEAAWAYLNYALATNEGQVTMLKSFGLVPSLLSAVQDPFVNEPLPYWGGQKVWADILSTLPKIVPSRGTAFQSDADAIYKAAQTKYFAGGYPDAKAALDDAANQIASATGLPIAE; the protein is encoded by the coding sequence ATGCGCTTCAAACTTATCGGTGCGACCGCTGCGGTCGCGCTGCTTTCTTCCGGTTCCGCATTCGCGCAGTCGGGCAATCTCACCATCTGGAGCTGGAACGTCGCGGCATCGGCGCTGAAATCCACGCTCGAAGGCTTCAACAAGCAATATCCCGATATCAAAGTCACGGTCGAAGACCTCGGGAACAGCCAAGTCTTCGACAAGACTCTTGCCGGCTGCGCAGCCGGCGGCGACGGCCTGCCGGACATCGTGACGATCGAAAATTTCGAGGCGGAAATCTTCTGGAACCGCTTCCCGGACTGCTTCGCCAACCTGAAGGATCTCGGCTATACGGCGGAAATCCAGGCGAAATTCCCGGACTTCAAACGCACCGAGCTGGAGGTGGATGACGTCGCCTATGCGATGCCGTGGGATTCCGGCCCGGTCGCCGTCTTTTACCGCCGCGATTTCTATGAAAAGGCCGGCGTCGATCCGGCAACGATCAAGAATTGGGACGATTTCATCGCCGCCGGTAAGAAGATTTCCGAAGCCAATCCCGGCGTCGTCATGGCCCAGGCCGATTTCAACGGCGATAGCGAATGGTTCCGGATGATCGCCAACGAGCAGGGCTGCGGCTATTTCTCCACCGACGGCCAGACGATCACGATCAACCGGCCGGCCTGCGTCGCGACCCTCGAAAAGGTCAAGCAGATGAAGGACGCCGGTACGCTGACAGCCGCCATCTGGGACCAGAAAATCCAGGCCAATACCGCCGGCAAGGTCGCAAGCCAGATGTATGGCGGCTGGTACGAGGGCACGATACGCTCAGGCTCGCCGGACCTTTCCGGCAAATGGGGCGTCTACATGATGCCGAGCCTCACGCCTGACGGCCCGCATGCCGCAAACCTCGGCGGTTCGTCGCTCGCCATCAACGCCAATTCCGAAAACAAGGAAGCGGCCTGGGCCTATCTGAACTATGCGCTGGCAACCAATGAGGGCCAGGTCACGATGCTGAAGTCCTTTGGCCTCGTCCCTTCGCTGCTGTCGGCCGTCCAGGATCCTTTCGTCAACGAGCCGCTGCCTTACTGGGGCGGGCAGAAGGTCTGGGCAGATATCCTTTCGACGCTGCCGAAGATCGTGCCGAGCCGCGGGACGGCGTTTCAGAGCGATGCGGACGCGATCTACAAGGCAGCGCAGACGAAGTATTTCGCGGGCGGTTATCCGGATGCGAAAGCTGCACTTGACGATGCGGCCAACCAGATCGCCTCGGCGACCGGCCTTCCGATCGCAGAATGA
- a CDS encoding PAS domain S-box protein, producing MSERLIREVTHAVHRDVGHLVRGADKAVSRLANGLVRHDLSPGDPDAVAQELHALLAEEPDVDWMFFGNEAGGMVSVGRLADSSVVFLITDKFRAGVVREFEALPSGRIGRLRKSEGAIDARRRIWYAQAKETGKRYWTEPYLGVAEPILGISLSVPVFNKNRNFVGVCGIDLILTQLSRFLQTLEIGDNGRAFIIDATGHLIGASGGVSPVTIGADGGHLRLQASEATDPIVRETARYLRRYPGIAGSSSPGPHVFSFSDPEGGRIYAAVDRAAVPGALNWTIISAVPASDFLMPVYRAAYLSIGVGTVIVAVFGVLGLGLVGRTLRPLTALTQAAHAIANGEWRDVPKVRRNDEVGLLAQAFALMTFRLKETLEGLRRSEANFAEAQHVAHVGYWERDLGTDCLTWSDETYRIFGLTPRADTVVSLAEAVERIHPEDRSSWSKAAAEAVRGESRYDLEYRIVRPSGELRIVHSQGDLTRDASGRPHSMFGTIQDVTERKRVEEALRDSEEQWRAVFENNPTMYFMVDASGTVVSVNPFGAEQLGYTVDELINRPVQDIFHEADRETVQRHAAACLEHLGRAMSWELRKIRKDGSMLWVRETARAMVIKKRPVILIVCEDITERKRAEEAARRSEEELREVIETVPAMVWTALPDGRVDFINRRWQEFTGLSLDATARASGGAEARFHPDDLEQYMSRWRASLTTGHPFEVEVRIRRAADGEYRWWFENAVPLHDEHGNILKWYGFLVDIDDRKRAEEALQKAQAELAHVARVTTMGALTSSIAHEVNQPLAAVVANANAALHWLASQPPNLDEARETVTRIVRDGHRAGEVIGRVRALLKKTATVTAQVDLNGLVEDSVALVQGEVRRHRILLRTELANDLPRVAGDRVQLQQVILNLVMNGVEAMKTIADRPRKLLIRSLLDASGAVLVEVQDTGVGLEPQSVERVFEAFYTTKAEGLGMGLAICRSIIEAHGGRLWARPNEPWGAVFQFTLPSAPDESAPGEHPGLTPAV from the coding sequence ATGTCCGAGCGCCTGATCCGAGAGGTGACGCATGCTGTGCATCGCGACGTCGGTCATTTGGTGCGGGGCGCCGACAAAGCGGTTTCCCGGTTGGCCAATGGTCTTGTTCGTCACGACCTATCGCCCGGCGACCCAGATGCTGTCGCACAGGAGCTCCATGCATTGCTGGCCGAGGAACCCGATGTCGACTGGATGTTTTTCGGCAACGAGGCCGGCGGGATGGTTTCGGTCGGGCGATTGGCAGATTCAAGCGTCGTGTTTCTGATCACCGATAAATTTCGCGCAGGCGTCGTGCGCGAGTTCGAAGCACTGCCAAGCGGCAGGATCGGCCGATTGCGGAAGTCGGAAGGCGCGATCGATGCACGCCGGAGGATTTGGTACGCGCAGGCCAAGGAGACGGGCAAGCGATACTGGACCGAGCCCTATCTCGGTGTGGCCGAGCCGATCTTGGGCATCTCGCTCTCCGTCCCGGTCTTCAACAAGAACCGCAACTTCGTCGGGGTGTGCGGGATCGATCTCATCCTCACTCAGCTTTCCAGGTTCTTGCAGACGCTCGAAATCGGCGACAACGGCAGGGCCTTCATCATCGATGCCACCGGACATTTGATTGGCGCGTCGGGAGGAGTATCACCCGTCACCATCGGCGCCGACGGCGGGCACCTGCGCCTGCAGGCATCAGAGGCGACCGATCCCATCGTTCGCGAAACCGCCCGCTACCTTCGTCGGTACCCTGGCATCGCCGGGTCCTCGTCACCCGGACCGCACGTGTTTTCCTTCAGTGACCCCGAGGGCGGCAGGATCTATGCGGCGGTCGATCGCGCCGCTGTCCCCGGCGCACTTAACTGGACCATCATCTCAGCGGTGCCAGCTTCGGATTTCCTGATGCCTGTATATCGTGCGGCCTATCTCTCGATAGGCGTCGGAACGGTCATCGTCGCTGTCTTCGGGGTCCTCGGACTAGGGCTGGTCGGTCGCACGTTGCGGCCGCTGACTGCCTTGACGCAGGCGGCGCACGCGATTGCAAACGGCGAATGGCGAGACGTGCCCAAGGTTCGTCGAAACGATGAGGTCGGCCTGCTTGCCCAGGCGTTCGCTCTCATGACCTTCCGTCTCAAGGAGACATTGGAGGGCCTGCGTCGAAGCGAGGCCAACTTCGCAGAAGCGCAACACGTTGCCCATGTCGGCTATTGGGAACGTGACCTCGGCACAGACTGTCTTACCTGGTCAGACGAGACATACCGCATCTTTGGGCTGACGCCGCGCGCAGACACGGTGGTCAGTCTTGCCGAAGCGGTTGAGCGGATCCATCCAGAGGATCGGTCGAGCTGGAGCAAGGCCGCGGCAGAGGCCGTGCGTGGCGAATCTCGCTACGACTTGGAGTACCGCATCGTCCGGCCCAGCGGCGAGCTGCGCATCGTTCACAGCCAGGGCGATCTAACAAGGGACGCGTCGGGACGGCCGCACAGCATGTTTGGTACGATCCAGGACGTTACCGAGCGCAAGCGGGTGGAAGAAGCGCTGCGGGACAGCGAGGAGCAGTGGAGAGCCGTATTCGAGAACAATCCGACGATGTACTTCATGGTGGACGCGAGTGGCACCGTCGTGTCTGTGAATCCCTTTGGGGCGGAGCAGCTTGGGTACACCGTCGACGAACTGATCAACCGACCCGTACAGGACATCTTTCACGAGGCAGACCGAGAAACCGTCCAGAGGCATGCGGCCGCCTGTCTCGAACATCTCGGCCGAGCCATGAGCTGGGAACTGCGCAAGATACGCAAGGACGGCTCGATGCTCTGGGTCCGCGAGACGGCCCGAGCGATGGTGATCAAGAAGCGACCTGTCATCCTGATCGTGTGCGAGGACATCACCGAGCGCAAGCGCGCCGAAGAGGCCGCCCGGCGGAGTGAAGAAGAGCTTCGCGAGGTCATCGAGACAGTTCCGGCGATGGTGTGGACCGCCTTGCCCGACGGCCGTGTCGATTTCATCAATCGGCGTTGGCAGGAGTTCACAGGCTTGTCCCTGGACGCAACGGCAAGAGCGAGCGGGGGCGCTGAAGCCCGATTTCACCCCGACGACCTTGAGCAGTATATGTCCCGGTGGCGTGCCTCCTTGACCACGGGCCACCCGTTCGAGGTTGAGGTGCGGATCCGTCGGGCGGCCGACGGCGAATATCGCTGGTGGTTTGAAAATGCCGTGCCGCTGCACGATGAGCACGGAAACATTCTCAAATGGTATGGGTTTCTCGTCGACATTGATGATCGCAAGCGGGCCGAGGAGGCCCTGCAGAAGGCGCAGGCCGAGCTCGCGCATGTCGCGCGCGTGACGACGATGGGCGCCCTGACCTCCTCCATCGCCCACGAGGTTAACCAGCCGCTCGCCGCCGTGGTCGCCAACGCCAACGCCGCCCTGCATTGGCTCGCCAGCCAGCCCCCCAACCTCGACGAGGCGCGGGAGACGGTGACGCGCATCGTCCGTGACGGGCACCGGGCCGGCGAAGTCATCGGCCGAGTGCGCGCGCTCCTGAAGAAGACAGCCACTGTCACGGCGCAGGTGGACCTGAACGGCCTCGTCGAAGATTCGGTAGCCCTCGTCCAAGGTGAGGTACGCCGCCATCGGATCCTGCTACGGACCGAGTTGGCTAACGACCTCCCGCGCGTTGCGGGCGACCGGGTGCAGTTGCAGCAGGTAATCCTAAACCTGGTGATGAACGGCGTCGAGGCGATGAAGACGATCGCGGACCGGCCACGCAAGCTGCTGATCAGGTCCCTACTCGACGCATCCGGGGCCGTGCTGGTCGAAGTGCAGGACACCGGCGTCGGATTGGAACCGCAGAGTGTGGAGCGGGTGTTCGAGGCGTTTTACACGACGAAGGCAGAGGGTCTCGGCATGGGCTTGGCCATCTGCCGGTCGATCATCGAGGCGCACGGGGGGCGGCTGTGGGCCAGGCCGAATGAGCCTTGGGGAGCTGTGTTTCAATTCACCCTGCCTTCAGCCCCGGACGAGAGCGCTCCTGGCGAGCACCCCGGCCTAACGCCGGCAGTGTGA
- a CDS encoding sugar ABC transporter permease, translating into MPFRTRSAYAFLAPYLLVFATFWVWPIINSFLISFQNTRVNPWKFSLASNWGRLFGDPAFYNALYNTLIILVIQVPVMIALATVMAVLLNSPLLKARPLFRFAFFAPVVVGEVAYAAVFRLMFSIDFGIVNKLIGSVGIAPVSWFDNANAAMALVIIAVTWRWAGYNAIIILAGLQSIPEDVYEAATLDRVSKVQQFFHITLPLLKPIVLFCVVLSVIGTMQLFTEPFLITNRGGPGGGTETLGLLLYRQGFTSLNFGYASAIAYTIAALAIAISLFNLWVGREPK; encoded by the coding sequence ATGCCGTTCAGGACCCGGAGCGCCTATGCGTTCCTTGCGCCCTATCTGCTGGTCTTCGCGACCTTCTGGGTCTGGCCGATCATCAACTCGTTCTTGATTTCGTTCCAGAATACGCGCGTCAATCCCTGGAAATTCAGCCTTGCGTCGAATTGGGGGCGCCTTTTCGGCGACCCGGCTTTCTATAACGCGCTCTACAACACGCTGATCATCCTGGTCATCCAGGTACCGGTGATGATTGCGCTTGCAACCGTCATGGCGGTGCTCTTAAATTCGCCGCTGCTGAAGGCGCGGCCTCTTTTCCGCTTCGCCTTCTTCGCGCCCGTCGTCGTCGGCGAGGTCGCCTATGCCGCCGTCTTCCGGCTGATGTTCAGCATCGACTTCGGCATCGTCAACAAGCTGATCGGTTCGGTCGGCATCGCTCCCGTTTCCTGGTTCGACAATGCGAACGCGGCGATGGCCCTCGTCATAATCGCCGTTACCTGGCGCTGGGCCGGCTATAACGCGATCATCATCTTAGCCGGCTTGCAGTCGATCCCTGAGGATGTCTACGAGGCTGCGACGCTCGATCGCGTCAGCAAGGTACAGCAGTTCTTTCACATCACCCTGCCGCTCCTGAAGCCGATCGTCCTCTTCTGCGTGGTGCTGTCGGTGATCGGCACGATGCAGCTTTTCACCGAACCCTTCCTCATTACCAATCGCGGCGGCCCCGGCGGGGGCACGGAAACGCTCGGCCTGCTTCTTTACCGGCAGGGCTTCACATCGCTGAATTTCGGCTACGCGTCGGCGATCGCCTACACGATAGCCGCATTGGCGATTGCGATTTCGCTTTTCAATCTCTGGGTGGGGAGGGAGCCGAA
- a CDS encoding helix-turn-helix domain-containing protein — translation MNLAESKVASRAIYQPGASSIEGSPTELQLFHAHPPVMAMPHWHAQVEVNYIMRGTVHYRMNDHEMTLKAGDMCLFWGGQPHQMDESSEDSLYAGAHLPLVYFFRLRLPAEISSRLMKGSTLLTSATDAADKENFSRWFRYANSGNPAKAQHAVDELLLRIERIAFEPYSMTVVGYGGTEADQPHAQPSRSIVRMCDFIAANFMEDIDTVDIARAADLHPKYAMNVFKKSTGMTLSKYLNLLRLSRAQALLMADDTNVLQVAMDSGFGSISAFNKSFRHIAGMSPSDFRRDIRLATSSGAPAS, via the coding sequence ATCAATTTGGCGGAAAGTAAGGTTGCCAGCAGAGCCATCTATCAACCGGGCGCAAGCAGCATCGAAGGCTCGCCGACAGAGCTGCAGCTGTTTCATGCTCATCCACCGGTGATGGCGATGCCGCACTGGCATGCGCAGGTGGAGGTGAATTACATCATGCGGGGCACTGTGCATTACCGCATGAACGATCACGAAATGACGCTAAAGGCTGGCGACATGTGCCTCTTCTGGGGCGGCCAGCCGCATCAGATGGATGAATCCTCGGAAGATTCGCTCTACGCAGGTGCCCATTTGCCGCTTGTCTATTTCTTCCGCCTCCGCCTTCCCGCTGAAATCTCCAGCCGCCTGATGAAGGGCTCGACGCTGTTGACGTCTGCCACCGATGCCGCGGACAAAGAGAACTTTTCCCGCTGGTTCCGCTACGCGAATTCGGGCAATCCGGCAAAGGCGCAGCATGCCGTCGACGAGTTGCTGCTCCGTATCGAGCGCATCGCATTCGAACCCTATTCGATGACGGTCGTCGGCTACGGTGGAACGGAGGCCGATCAGCCCCATGCGCAACCGTCACGCAGCATAGTCAGGATGTGCGATTTCATCGCCGCCAATTTCATGGAGGACATCGACACCGTCGATATCGCCCGGGCGGCGGACCTGCATCCGAAATATGCAATGAACGTCTTCAAGAAATCGACTGGAATGACGCTCAGCAAATATCTCAATCTGCTGCGCCTCTCCCGCGCCCAGGCATTGCTGATGGCCGACGATACCAATGTGCTTCAGGTGGCGATGGACAGCGGTTTCGGCTCCATCAGCGCCTTCAACAAATCCTTCCGCCACATCGCCGGCATGTCTCCCTCGGACTTCCGAAGAGACATTCGCCTCGCCACATCCAGCGGCGCACCGGCAAGCTAG
- the otnK gene encoding 3-oxo-tetronate kinase: protein MTILLGSIADDYTGASDLANTLTKNGLRTVQTVGIPDPSLVLPDVDAVVVSMKIRSVAAADAVAAATEAERWLRKRGAAHVLYKVCSTFDSTDAGNIGPVTEALNNAAGGGTVLVTPAFPETGRTVYLGHLFVGGQPLNESPLKDHPLNPMHDANLVRVMARQSRGAVDIVDLATVSAGAGAVKARLEALRAAGATAAIADAIFEHDLETLGEVALQTPVSTGASGLGLGLARALTRSGRVSSTTVATADAMRPVGGLAAIVAGSCSSATLRQLDVAERSLPVLRLDPEKLLAGPEEISAAISWAGERISAGPVVVAASASPETVSRLQSQYGRDASGHAIETATSIIAEELVTRGVRRLVIAGGETSGAAVDRLAIPAFLIGLEIGPGVPVLRTVGNKQGDMLLALKSGNFGGEDFFTAALAMMR from the coding sequence ATGACCATCCTGCTCGGATCGATCGCCGACGATTACACCGGCGCGTCAGACCTTGCCAACACGCTAACGAAGAACGGTCTTCGCACCGTGCAGACCGTCGGCATTCCCGACCCGTCGCTGGTGCTGCCGGATGTCGACGCAGTCGTCGTCTCCATGAAAATTCGCTCCGTCGCGGCCGCTGACGCCGTGGCTGCGGCGACGGAGGCCGAACGATGGCTGCGCAAGCGCGGGGCGGCCCATGTGCTTTACAAGGTTTGCTCGACCTTCGATTCGACCGATGCCGGCAATATCGGTCCGGTGACGGAGGCGCTGAACAATGCTGCCGGCGGCGGCACGGTGCTGGTTACGCCCGCCTTTCCGGAAACTGGACGCACCGTCTATCTCGGTCACCTCTTTGTCGGCGGGCAACCGCTGAACGAAAGCCCGCTAAAGGATCACCCCCTCAATCCAATGCATGATGCCAATTTGGTGCGCGTCATGGCCCGGCAGTCGCGCGGTGCGGTCGATATCGTCGATCTGGCAACGGTCTCGGCCGGAGCCGGTGCGGTAAAGGCGCGGCTTGAGGCTCTGCGCGCCGCGGGCGCGACCGCCGCGATCGCGGATGCGATCTTCGAACACGATCTTGAAACGCTCGGCGAGGTGGCGCTCCAAACACCGGTGTCTACCGGCGCATCGGGCCTCGGTCTTGGTCTCGCCCGCGCCCTTACGCGCTCAGGCCGGGTATCTTCCACGACCGTAGCAACTGCTGACGCCATGCGCCCCGTGGGCGGGCTTGCCGCGATCGTTGCCGGCAGCTGCTCCAGCGCGACGCTCCGGCAGCTAGACGTCGCCGAACGGTCGTTGCCCGTTCTGCGGCTCGATCCGGAAAAACTGCTTGCCGGCCCCGAGGAGATTTCCGCCGCGATTTCCTGGGCTGGAGAGCGCATTTCCGCCGGCCCCGTCGTCGTCGCAGCGAGCGCGTCGCCGGAAACCGTTTCCCGGCTGCAATCGCAATACGGACGGGACGCCTCGGGCCACGCGATCGAAACCGCGACGTCGATCATTGCCGAGGAACTTGTGACAAGAGGCGTGCGGCGCCTGGTGATCGCCGGCGGCGAAACCTCCGGCGCAGCGGTCGACAGGCTCGCCATTCCAGCATTTCTGATCGGCCTGGAAATCGGGCCTGGTGTACCGGTGCTGCGAACGGTCGGCAATAAGCAGGGCGACATGCTTCTGGCCCTGAAATCCGGAAACTTCGGAGGCGAGGATTTCTTCACGGCTGCGCTAGCAATGATGCGCTGA
- the otnI gene encoding 2-oxo-tetronate isomerase — MPIFAANLTMMFNEWSFLDRFNAAADAGFAAVEYLFPYEAPPEAIAERLTRNNLRQALFNLPPGDWIAGERGIAALPGRFDELKSDVERALDYAAATGAKRLHLMAGLVEPSDTEAATCYRHSVAYTAARLGESGIDLLIEPINGRNMPGYFLNDFGAAERFITDLGLPNLKLQFDVYHRQILHGDVVMGLRRLLPMTGHIQVASVPSRNEPDGEELNYPYLFEEIDRLGYGGFVGCEYIPRGQTLDGLDWFRPFARS, encoded by the coding sequence ATGCCCATTTTCGCGGCCAACCTGACGATGATGTTTAACGAATGGTCGTTCCTCGATCGCTTCAATGCTGCAGCGGATGCCGGATTTGCCGCCGTCGAATATCTTTTTCCCTATGAAGCCCCGCCGGAAGCGATCGCCGAACGGCTAACCCGCAACAACCTGCGGCAGGCACTGTTCAATCTGCCGCCGGGTGATTGGATAGCGGGCGAGCGTGGTATCGCAGCTCTTCCTGGGCGGTTCGACGAATTGAAGTCTGACGTGGAACGGGCACTGGACTATGCGGCGGCGACCGGCGCAAAGCGGCTGCATTTGATGGCAGGGCTTGTCGAGCCCTCTGATACAGAGGCCGCAACCTGCTATCGGCATTCCGTGGCCTACACTGCGGCGCGGCTCGGAGAGAGCGGTATCGATCTGTTGATTGAGCCCATCAACGGACGAAACATGCCGGGATATTTCCTCAATGATTTCGGTGCCGCTGAGCGGTTCATCACCGACCTCGGCCTGCCCAATCTAAAGCTTCAGTTCGACGTCTATCACCGCCAGATCCTGCATGGCGACGTGGTCATGGGGTTGCGCCGGCTGCTGCCGATGACCGGCCATATCCAGGTTGCTAGCGTGCCGTCGCGCAATGAGCCGGACGGGGAGGAGCTAAACTATCCCTATTTGTTCGAGGAAATTGACCGGCTCGGTTACGGCGGCTTTGTAGGCTGCGAATATATCCCCCGGGGCCAGACGCTGGACGGCCTCGACTGGTTCAGACCTTTTGCAAGGAGCTAG
- the ltnD gene encoding L-threonate dehydrogenase has protein sequence MASHAENLGQTVAAVIGLGSMGAGMARSMKRAGLDVVGYDIAPAAIDRFVADGGRGAATPADAVRGADIIVSVVVNGAQTAALLFGAEGVASLMKPGAVFISSATMDPAVARDLAHQVEAIGLHYLDAPISGGAAKASSGELTIMASGSRLAFEAARPALDAMAAKVYELGDAAGTGAAFKMINQLLAGVHIAAACEAIAFAAKQGLDLDKVYEVITASAGNSWMFENRIPHVLAGDYTPLSAIEIFVKDLGIVQDMARSERYPVPLVAAALQMYLAASGAGMGRDDDSSLARLYAQLSGAKLPGTVKESR, from the coding sequence ATGGCATCGCATGCTGAAAATCTGGGACAGACGGTCGCTGCCGTGATCGGCCTCGGCTCCATGGGGGCCGGCATGGCCCGGTCGATGAAGCGCGCGGGCCTCGACGTCGTCGGCTATGACATCGCTCCTGCCGCCATCGATCGCTTCGTCGCGGATGGCGGGCGTGGCGCAGCCACGCCCGCCGACGCGGTTCGGGGCGCTGACATCATCGTTTCAGTCGTCGTAAACGGCGCGCAGACCGCGGCCCTATTGTTTGGTGCCGAAGGTGTCGCAAGCCTAATGAAACCAGGAGCGGTATTCATTTCTTCGGCGACAATGGATCCTGCCGTCGCGCGAGACCTGGCACACCAGGTGGAAGCCATCGGCCTACACTACCTCGACGCGCCAATTTCCGGCGGCGCGGCAAAAGCGTCGAGCGGCGAGCTGACGATCATGGCGTCCGGCTCCAGGCTTGCCTTCGAAGCGGCTCGCCCGGCCCTCGATGCCATGGCCGCCAAGGTCTATGAACTTGGCGATGCGGCTGGCACAGGGGCAGCCTTCAAGATGATCAACCAACTCCTTGCCGGCGTGCACATCGCAGCTGCCTGCGAAGCGATCGCCTTCGCTGCCAAGCAAGGCCTCGATCTCGATAAGGTCTACGAGGTGATCACGGCGTCGGCCGGCAATTCGTGGATGTTCGAAAACCGGATCCCGCATGTGCTGGCGGGAGATTATACGCCGCTCAGCGCCATCGAGATTTTCGTCAAGGATCTCGGCATCGTTCAAGACATGGCGCGTTCGGAGCGTTATCCGGTACCGTTGGTGGCGGCCGCCTTGCAGATGTACCTTGCCGCTTCAGGCGCCGGTATGGGCCGTGACGACGATTCCTCGCTCGCCCGGCTCTATGCCCAGCTCTCAGGTGCGAAATTGCCTGGCACAGTCAAAGAGTCGCGATAA